From a region of the Streptacidiphilus albus JL83 genome:
- a CDS encoding phthiocerol/phthiodiolone dimycocerosyl transferase family protein: protein MHRPLCPTETIYVAQRSRAVLSCSVRGNLDEELLGAAFAAQLARHPALRCRIAGAVGSEAGAAAGAFVLEPLTAAELPELVVRREGPDLLAAEFNTPLPVGGPLVRAVLQGVAGEYTLVLSVDHTVTDGLSALALLNSLWQSYAELAEGRPLPERVPDGDGPSPVTELLPAVSEQELEAYLAQRIERAGRHRAAFLPYAAKGTEPAPGAARLAFRRLLLTAESTTRLRRAARAVGVSVHGLVAAAALLAVQRALGPGPLTLGCLSPVDLRPFLVPALSPEVMVAAVASYLDTLEVSAETDPGELARQVNDHLHASIDRGDFLRELRIMPRLAEHPALLAASVIVTNMGALSGPRSPYGVEVTDVRLVPARENYHPEAGRGPLMVCVVTVDGCLDIELPYSRECFTDQQTAAVVADIRRVLDGFAHPVDPADSAA, encoded by the coding sequence ATGCATCGCCCGCTCTGCCCCACGGAGACGATCTACGTCGCGCAGCGCAGCCGCGCCGTGCTCTCCTGTTCGGTCCGGGGCAACCTCGACGAGGAGCTGCTAGGCGCGGCCTTCGCCGCCCAGCTCGCCCGGCACCCCGCGCTGCGCTGCCGGATCGCCGGAGCGGTCGGGTCCGAGGCCGGCGCAGCGGCCGGAGCCTTCGTCCTGGAGCCGCTCACGGCAGCCGAGTTGCCGGAGCTGGTGGTGCGGCGGGAGGGTCCCGACCTGCTGGCCGCGGAGTTCAACACCCCCTTGCCGGTCGGCGGTCCGCTGGTCCGGGCAGTGCTCCAGGGCGTTGCGGGCGAGTACACCCTGGTCCTCAGCGTGGACCACACGGTCACCGACGGGCTCAGCGCGCTCGCGCTGCTCAACTCGCTGTGGCAGAGCTACGCGGAGCTGGCCGAGGGCCGTCCGCTGCCGGAGCGGGTGCCCGACGGGGACGGGCCCTCCCCGGTCACCGAACTGCTGCCGGCCGTCTCCGAGCAGGAGTTGGAGGCCTACCTGGCGCAGCGGATCGAACGGGCCGGCCGACACCGGGCGGCCTTCCTGCCGTACGCCGCCAAGGGCACCGAACCGGCCCCGGGGGCCGCCCGGTTGGCGTTCCGGCGACTGCTGCTGACCGCCGAGTCCACCACCCGGCTGCGCCGGGCCGCGAGGGCCGTCGGGGTGTCCGTCCACGGGCTGGTGGCCGCCGCCGCGCTGCTCGCCGTCCAGCGGGCGCTGGGGCCGGGGCCGCTGACCCTCGGCTGCCTCTCGCCGGTCGACCTGCGCCCGTTCCTGGTCCCGGCGCTGTCGCCGGAGGTGATGGTGGCCGCCGTCGCCTCCTACCTGGACACCCTGGAGGTCTCCGCGGAGACCGACCCGGGCGAGCTGGCCCGGCAGGTCAACGACCACCTGCACGCCTCGATCGACCGCGGCGACTTCCTGCGCGAGCTGCGGATCATGCCCCGGCTGGCGGAGCACCCGGCGCTGCTGGCCGCGAGCGTCATCGTGACCAACATGGGCGCGCTGTCCGGGCCGAGGAGCCCCTACGGGGTGGAGGTCACCGACGTGCGGCTGGTGCCGGCCCGGGAGAACTACCACCCCGAGGCGGGCCGGGGTCCGCTGATGGTCTGCGTGGTCACCGTCGACGGCTGTCTCGACATCGAACTCCCCTACAGCCGGGAGTGCTTCACGGACCAGCAGACAGCCGCGGTGGTCGCGGACATCCGACGGGTGCTGGACGGCTTCGCCCACCCGGTCGACCCCGCCGATTCCGCCGCGTGA
- a CDS encoding type I polyketide synthase has protein sequence MAEPTHIPEDPTTPEGAVAVIGMAARFPGADSVDEFWENLAAGRESVRPVGEAEYLAAGGDPAELDAPDLVRMVSAIDGIDLFDADFFGYPPAEAAVVDPQQRLLLECAYHALEDAGYAGDRGELQVGVYAGAGDSRYYPAHVHPRFAGQGGTVGLVHAATANSLGTLATRISYELGLTGPSLSLQTACSTALVAIHTACQDLLNQQCDLALAGAVSLNPSAALGYRYVPDGPFSPDGRCRAFAADAAGTSSGDGLGMVVLKRLEDALADGDRIRAVVRGTAVNNDGRRKVGFTAPSTEGQTEVILAAQAVAGLDAEAIGLVEAHGTATRIGDPIEVGALTRAFRETTDRTGFCALGSVKTNIGHLGAAAGIAGFVKAVLALEHRQIPPSLHFDRPNPLIDFAAGPFRVPTSLEEWAPGPHPRTAAVSAFGVGGTNAHVIVEEAPATAAEPRPAEPRPAEPLQPGQPRQPAWQVLPLSARTPGALAGQARNLARLLTDRPELDLADVAAALRHDRPTLAHRSAVAVGTTAQAALALAQPLPWAEQAVDGHALPVAFLFSGGGTQYPGMGAGLYRELPVYRDAFDRCADILRPVLGRDLHTALDDRSEPVGTDIFLALVATEYALATALMAQGVRPTALIGHSLGEYTAACLAGVLTLEEMLPLVAERVRLIASAGGATTGVVLGEAELGRYLTPELSLSAVNGPAACTVAGREGAVTELERRLLADGVSFRRLRMPAAAHSHVLEPVLPAFEACLRRVRLHPPQIPYVTNVTGTWVTDDQATSVDHWLDHTRHTVRFADGAAALGERGTPLLVEIGPGDSLAKLAAVQLTTGRPTASRPAQDAVRTVPTMRHARADSPDGQVFAQALGRLWAAGADVDLAASGSTVGGEPGARRRVPLPGYAFDRRRHWIDAPTARPTQPLPTDPAAAAGPAPAAASGRAPRPHLAVAFTAPRSAAERRVADLWEEALGIEGIGVEDNYFDLGGDSMRAVLLAGRLRSAAILDVPAAAFLSTPTIAGLLARAARGGADGEEAFAPLLPLRAEGDQRPLFCVHPGAGIAWRYTGLLPHLGPRQPVYGIQAHGLDGRHPPAADAKEMTDSYLALLREVQPEGPYRLLGWSYGGFVAQAMATALQRRGEEVELLALLDAPLMSGRSGSAEETERQVAALLVRLAGLDPEGGAATVDDVLRQLAEDAGPGSGPSAVSRAEAAAIARVMRNNLAIAPGFAPELYRGDALFFSAAAEPSGPDPDPDPGSDASASDPSLAPGKADAWRPYIAGTLTDHPVPCGHYQMTEPEPMARIGAVLAAALRPALG, from the coding sequence ATGGCTGAGCCGACACACATCCCGGAGGACCCGACGACGCCCGAAGGAGCCGTCGCCGTCATCGGCATGGCCGCCCGCTTTCCCGGCGCCGACAGCGTCGACGAGTTCTGGGAGAACCTCGCCGCCGGACGGGAGTCCGTCCGGCCGGTCGGCGAGGCCGAGTACCTCGCGGCCGGGGGCGACCCGGCCGAGCTGGACGCCCCCGACCTGGTCCGGATGGTCTCCGCGATCGACGGCATCGACCTCTTCGACGCGGACTTCTTCGGCTACCCGCCGGCCGAGGCCGCCGTGGTCGACCCGCAGCAGCGGCTGCTGCTGGAGTGCGCCTACCACGCGCTGGAGGACGCCGGATACGCCGGCGACCGGGGCGAGTTGCAGGTGGGGGTGTACGCCGGGGCGGGGGACAGCCGCTACTACCCGGCCCATGTCCACCCCCGGTTCGCCGGGCAGGGCGGCACGGTCGGGCTGGTGCACGCCGCCACCGCCAACTCGCTGGGCACGCTGGCCACCCGGATCTCCTACGAACTCGGCCTGACCGGCCCGAGCCTGTCGCTGCAGACGGCCTGCTCGACCGCGCTGGTCGCGATCCACACCGCCTGCCAGGACCTGCTGAACCAGCAGTGCGACCTGGCGCTGGCGGGCGCCGTCTCGCTGAACCCGAGCGCCGCCCTCGGCTACCGCTACGTGCCCGACGGGCCGTTCTCCCCGGACGGCCGCTGCCGGGCCTTCGCCGCCGACGCGGCCGGGACCTCCTCCGGCGACGGGCTGGGGATGGTGGTGCTCAAGCGGCTGGAGGACGCCCTCGCCGACGGTGACCGGATCCGGGCCGTGGTCCGGGGCACCGCCGTCAACAACGACGGCCGCCGCAAGGTCGGCTTCACCGCCCCCAGCACCGAGGGCCAGACCGAGGTGATCCTGGCCGCCCAGGCGGTGGCCGGCCTGGACGCGGAGGCCATCGGCCTCGTGGAGGCGCACGGCACCGCTACCCGGATCGGCGACCCGATCGAGGTCGGGGCGCTGACCCGGGCCTTCCGGGAGACCACCGACCGCACCGGCTTCTGCGCACTGGGCTCGGTCAAGACCAACATCGGCCACCTGGGCGCCGCCGCGGGCATCGCCGGCTTCGTCAAGGCGGTGCTGGCGCTGGAGCACCGGCAGATCCCGCCGAGCCTGCACTTCGACCGGCCCAACCCGCTGATCGACTTCGCCGCCGGGCCGTTCCGGGTCCCCACCTCGCTGGAGGAGTGGGCCCCCGGACCGCACCCGCGCACCGCCGCCGTCAGCGCCTTCGGGGTCGGCGGCACCAATGCCCACGTCATCGTCGAGGAGGCCCCGGCCACCGCCGCCGAACCGCGCCCCGCCGAGCCACGCCCCGCCGAACCGCTGCAGCCGGGGCAACCGCGGCAGCCCGCCTGGCAGGTGCTGCCGCTGTCGGCCCGCACTCCCGGTGCGCTGGCCGGCCAGGCCCGGAACCTGGCCCGGCTGCTGACCGACCGTCCGGAGCTCGACCTCGCCGATGTCGCCGCCGCGCTCCGGCACGACCGGCCCACGCTGGCCCACCGGAGCGCCGTCGCGGTCGGGACCACCGCCCAGGCCGCGCTGGCCCTGGCCCAGCCGCTGCCCTGGGCCGAGCAGGCGGTGGACGGGCACGCCCTGCCGGTCGCCTTCCTGTTCTCCGGCGGCGGCACCCAGTACCCCGGGATGGGGGCCGGGCTGTACCGCGAACTCCCGGTCTACCGCGACGCCTTCGACCGGTGCGCGGACATCCTGCGCCCGGTCCTCGGCCGCGACCTGCACACCGCCCTCGACGACCGGAGCGAGCCGGTCGGTACCGACATCTTCCTGGCCCTGGTCGCCACCGAATACGCGCTGGCCACCGCGCTGATGGCGCAGGGCGTCCGGCCGACCGCCCTGATCGGCCACTCGCTGGGCGAGTACACCGCCGCCTGCCTGGCCGGGGTGCTGACCCTGGAGGAGATGCTGCCGCTGGTCGCCGAGCGGGTCCGGCTGATCGCCTCGGCCGGCGGCGCCACCACCGGAGTCGTCCTGGGCGAGGCCGAGTTGGGCCGCTACCTGACGCCCGAGCTGTCGCTGTCCGCCGTCAACGGACCGGCGGCCTGCACCGTCGCCGGTCGCGAGGGCGCCGTCACCGAGCTGGAGCGCCGACTGCTCGCCGACGGCGTCTCCTTCCGTCGGCTGCGGATGCCGGCCGCCGCGCACTCGCACGTCCTGGAGCCGGTGCTGCCCGCCTTCGAGGCCTGCCTGCGCAGGGTCAGACTGCACCCGCCGCAGATCCCCTACGTCACCAACGTCACCGGCACCTGGGTCACCGACGACCAGGCCACCAGCGTCGACCACTGGCTGGACCACACCCGGCACACCGTCCGCTTCGCCGACGGCGCGGCGGCCCTGGGGGAGCGCGGCACCCCGCTGCTGGTCGAGATCGGCCCCGGGGACAGCCTCGCCAAGCTGGCCGCCGTCCAGCTGACCACCGGCCGGCCGACCGCCTCGCGCCCGGCCCAGGACGCCGTCCGGACCGTGCCCACCATGCGGCACGCCCGGGCCGACAGCCCCGACGGGCAGGTCTTCGCCCAGGCCCTGGGCCGGCTCTGGGCGGCCGGGGCCGACGTCGACCTCGCCGCCTCCGGCAGCACCGTCGGCGGCGAACCGGGAGCGCGCCGCCGGGTCCCGCTGCCGGGCTACGCCTTCGACCGCCGCCGCCACTGGATCGACGCGCCGACCGCCAGGCCGACGCAGCCGCTCCCGACTGATCCGGCCGCGGCGGCCGGTCCGGCTCCCGCGGCCGCCTCCGGCCGGGCCCCGCGTCCGCACCTGGCGGTGGCCTTCACCGCGCCGCGCAGCGCGGCCGAGCGCCGGGTCGCCGACCTCTGGGAGGAGGCCCTCGGCATCGAGGGCATCGGCGTCGAGGACAACTACTTCGACCTCGGCGGCGACTCGATGCGCGCCGTGCTGCTGGCCGGACGGCTGCGCTCGGCCGCGATCCTGGACGTGCCCGCCGCGGCCTTCCTCAGCACGCCGACCATCGCCGGGCTGCTGGCCCGGGCCGCGCGCGGCGGCGCGGACGGCGAGGAGGCGTTCGCCCCGCTGCTCCCGCTGCGCGCCGAGGGCGACCAGCGCCCGCTGTTCTGCGTCCATCCCGGCGCCGGCATCGCCTGGCGCTACACCGGGCTGCTCCCGCACCTCGGCCCCCGGCAGCCGGTCTACGGCATCCAGGCCCACGGCCTCGACGGACGGCACCCGCCGGCCGCCGACGCCAAGGAGATGACCGACTCCTACCTGGCGCTCCTCCGCGAGGTCCAACCCGAGGGTCCGTACCGGCTGTTGGGCTGGTCCTACGGCGGCTTCGTGGCGCAGGCCATGGCCACCGCGCTCCAGCGCCGGGGCGAGGAGGTCGAGCTGCTGGCACTGCTGGACGCCCCGCTGATGTCCGGCCGGTCCGGCTCCGCCGAGGAGACGGAGCGTCAGGTCGCCGCGCTGCTGGTGCGGCTGGCCGGGCTCGACCCCGAGGGCGGGGCCGCGACCGTCGACGACGTGCTGCGGCAGCTCGCGGAGGACGCCGGACCGGGGTCAGGACCCTCGGCGGTCAGCCGCGCGGAAGCGGCCGCCATCGCCCGGGTGATGCGCAACAACCTGGCCATCGCTCCCGGCTTCGCTCCGGAGCTCTACCGGGGCGACGCACTGTTCTTCAGCGCCGCCGCCGAGCCGTCCGGCCCGGACCCGGACCCGGACCCCGGCTCCGACGCCTCCGCGAGCGACCCCTCGCTCGCGCCGGGAAAGGCCGACGCCTGGCGCCCGTACATCGCGGGCACCCTCACCGACCACCCCGTCCCCTGCGGCCACTACCAGATGACCGAGCCGGAGCCGATGGCCCGGATCGGCGCCGTCCTGGCGGCGGCGCTGCGCCCCGCCCTCGGCTGA
- a CDS encoding AAA family ATPase — protein sequence MNQPTLVVVSGPSGSGKTTLAHELARSLGCPAICRDEIKEGMAHATPGYRSSPGDALALRTLAAFFDVLGLLLGAGVTVVAEAAFQDRLWRPGLERLAGTAAIRIVHCTVDADVARARIARRLEENPLRSAHDDRELLRSLAEGAAGAGPLDDFVPVSLEAPKLRVDTSHGYAPAIPDILAFIER from the coding sequence GTGAATCAACCGACCCTCGTCGTGGTCAGCGGTCCGTCGGGTTCCGGCAAGACCACGCTCGCCCATGAACTCGCCCGTTCCCTCGGCTGCCCCGCGATCTGCCGGGACGAGATCAAGGAGGGCATGGCCCACGCGACCCCCGGCTACCGGTCGAGCCCGGGCGACGCGCTCGCGCTGCGGACCCTGGCGGCCTTCTTCGACGTGCTCGGACTCCTGCTCGGGGCAGGGGTGACGGTGGTCGCGGAGGCGGCGTTCCAGGACCGGCTCTGGCGGCCCGGCCTCGAACGGCTGGCCGGGACCGCCGCGATCCGGATCGTCCACTGCACCGTGGACGCCGATGTCGCCCGGGCCAGGATCGCGCGTCGGCTGGAGGAGAACCCGCTGCGGTCGGCGCACGACGACCGCGAACTGCTGCGCTCCCTCGCCGAGGGAGCCGCCGGGGCCGGCCCCCTGGACGACTTCGTGCCGGTCTCGCTGGAGGCGCCGAAGCTGCGGGTGGACACCAGCCACGGCTACGCCCCGGCCATCCCCGACATCCTGGCCTTCATCGAGCGCTGA
- a CDS encoding KR domain-containing protein: MLGALAPAAGEPLGGEPQSVAALLAAQADGAEALLCLGRALAVRPGRPLALRFATAGGCRVLPDDRPDCTHGAAPGLLRSLAEELPWLRAAHLDLPPGTGTEESAALLAAEAAGPVTDPDVAFREGGRWVRQLAPLPDEPPSDTPGSAAPLPSQAEGFLLVTGGISGVAGRLAEHLLDTPGTRLLLVGRTPLPSEDSWAKHIAEGGPLGQRIETYQRLLARGEVRYESVDVTDPERLREAVDRAARGWSAPLTGILHLAGHFEQRAVAELGLEDWRAALAAKLVGGWNLHRLARERSVRTFVSFSSVNGCFGGSMSAAYAAGNSFLDGLAAHQRGSGMDAQALAWSIWEALGTSSGFGLAALAEARGYRVLDPTLGLRSFDLARTVDEPQLLIGVDRTAPWVRSHLPGPAGPVHRLAGQVLLADGADLGALVPAAAERARAVGAGDGWVLRAVGSVDLAAAGVPEVPTGAEDRLRSLERTLSEIWCRVLERDRVGVEENFFDLGGHSLLLVRAQGAVNAELGCELSVVDLFSHPNVRALARHLATVLPDPRPEPDPSRDPDRDPSRDPDPAPTPGGRERARERAERQRAARSSRRPARPTRPTEQEDRRHDG; this comes from the coding sequence ATGCTGGGCGCGCTCGCTCCGGCGGCGGGCGAACCGCTCGGCGGCGAACCGCAGAGCGTCGCGGCGCTGCTGGCCGCCCAGGCCGACGGCGCCGAGGCCCTGCTCTGCCTGGGCCGGGCGCTGGCCGTGCGCCCCGGCCGGCCGCTGGCGCTGCGCTTCGCCACCGCCGGCGGCTGCCGGGTGCTCCCCGACGACCGGCCCGACTGCACCCACGGCGCGGCGCCCGGGCTGCTGCGCAGCCTCGCCGAGGAGCTGCCCTGGCTGCGCGCCGCGCACCTGGACCTCCCGCCCGGCACGGGCACCGAGGAGAGTGCGGCGCTGCTGGCCGCCGAGGCCGCGGGCCCGGTGACCGACCCGGACGTGGCCTTCCGCGAGGGCGGCCGCTGGGTACGGCAGTTGGCCCCGCTGCCGGACGAGCCGCCGTCCGACACGCCGGGCTCCGCAGCGCCGCTGCCCTCGCAGGCCGAGGGCTTCCTGCTGGTGACCGGCGGGATCAGCGGGGTGGCCGGCCGGCTGGCCGAGCACCTGCTGGACACGCCCGGCACCAGGCTGCTGCTGGTCGGCCGCACCCCCCTGCCGAGCGAGGACAGCTGGGCCAAGCACATCGCCGAGGGCGGCCCGCTGGGGCAGCGGATCGAGACCTACCAGCGGCTGCTGGCCCGGGGCGAGGTCCGCTACGAGTCCGTCGACGTCACCGACCCGGAGCGGCTGCGGGAGGCCGTGGACCGGGCGGCGCGCGGCTGGTCGGCGCCGCTGACCGGGATCCTGCACCTGGCCGGCCACTTCGAGCAGCGGGCCGTGGCGGAGCTGGGGCTGGAGGACTGGCGCGCCGCGCTGGCCGCCAAGCTGGTGGGCGGCTGGAACCTGCACCGGCTCGCCCGGGAGCGCTCGGTCCGGACGTTCGTCTCCTTCTCCTCGGTGAACGGCTGCTTCGGCGGCTCGATGAGCGCGGCCTACGCGGCCGGCAACTCCTTCCTGGACGGCCTCGCCGCGCACCAGCGCGGCAGCGGGATGGACGCCCAGGCGCTGGCCTGGAGCATCTGGGAGGCGCTGGGCACCAGCAGTGGCTTCGGCCTGGCCGCGCTGGCCGAGGCCAGGGGCTACCGGGTGCTGGACCCCACGCTGGGCCTGCGCTCCTTCGACCTGGCCCGGACGGTGGACGAGCCGCAGCTGCTGATCGGGGTCGACCGCACCGCGCCCTGGGTGCGCAGCCATCTGCCGGGCCCGGCCGGGCCGGTGCACCGGCTCGCCGGGCAGGTGCTGCTGGCGGACGGCGCCGATCTCGGCGCCCTCGTCCCGGCCGCCGCCGAGCGGGCCCGCGCGGTCGGGGCCGGGGACGGCTGGGTGCTGCGCGCCGTCGGTTCGGTCGACCTCGCCGCAGCGGGTGTTCCGGAGGTCCCCACCGGCGCCGAAGACAGACTCCGGTCGCTGGAGCGGACCCTGTCCGAGATCTGGTGCCGGGTGCTGGAACGCGACCGGGTCGGCGTCGAGGAGAACTTCTTCGACCTCGGCGGCCACTCGCTGCTGCTGGTCCGCGCCCAGGGTGCGGTCAACGCCGAACTGGGCTGCGAGCTGAGCGTGGTGGACCTGTTCAGCCACCCCAATGTCCGCGCCCTCGCCCGGCACCTGGCGACGGTGCTGCCGGACCCGCGCCCGGAACCGGATCCGAGCCGGGACCCGGACCGGGACCCGAGCCGGGACCCGGACCCCGCACCGACGCCGGGCGGGCGGGAGCGGGCCCGGGAGCGGGCCGAACGCCAGCGCGCCGCCCGCAGCTCGCGCCGTCCCGCACGGCCGACCCGCCCCACCGAGCAGGAGGACCGGCGACACGATGGCTGA
- a CDS encoding RNA polymerase sigma factor translates to MSTTHDPQALLATALLPRAQAGDRQAMNDILLHIAPFVGRLCVPIAQRHSSDAAQEAMLAIFRGIRGLREPTAFYGWVRAVTVREAVRTSKRLGQEPADDLTDRAAEGNPLDSVHIADALSRLTDEHRQVLVLRGFYGMNEEEMAGILGLPIGTVRSRLFRARRSFQAAWIPPVA, encoded by the coding sequence ATGTCCACGACGCACGACCCGCAGGCCCTCCTCGCCACCGCGCTGCTGCCCCGGGCACAGGCCGGGGACCGCCAGGCCATGAACGACATCCTGCTCCACATCGCCCCGTTCGTCGGCCGGCTGTGCGTGCCGATCGCCCAACGGCACAGCTCGGACGCCGCGCAGGAGGCGATGCTCGCCATCTTCCGCGGGATCCGGGGACTGCGGGAGCCGACGGCCTTCTACGGCTGGGTCCGCGCGGTGACCGTCCGCGAGGCCGTCCGCACCTCCAAGCGCCTCGGGCAGGAGCCCGCCGACGACCTGACCGACCGCGCGGCCGAGGGCAATCCGCTGGACAGCGTGCACATCGCGGACGCCCTGAGCCGGCTGACCGACGAGCACCGCCAGGTGCTGGTGCTGCGCGGGTTCTACGGGATGAACGAGGAGGAGATGGCCGGCATCCTGGGGCTGCCGATCGGCACCGTCCGCTCCCGGCTGTTCCGTGCCCGCCGCAGTTTCCAGGCGGCCTGGATACCCCCGGTCGCCTGA